In the Leishmania donovani BPK282A1 complete genome, chromosome 31 genome, one interval contains:
- a CDS encoding ubiquitin hydrolase, putative, giving the protein MAEIKVKWGKENLTMEVDLGSTVGAFKEALKAKTGVPVEKQKLMGLKPSMNKDDATLSAAGLVTGKTVMLIGSAESTAAVPTVQAAVVEANETGGYTATATTSNGLKNIANTCYLNSALQMMRSIPEIREVLEAYRGDNALLQQLAAVLQLLESTKDAVMPLQFWTTLVQTNPTFGERNEHGGFMQQDSQEVLNMLLQAVNSVLPKKYAHLFEGKLHQTLTCVDDPADKGKESDVPFTMLSCNITGEVQTLEAGLEHAFDERFTAPCEALQKDVAQFTRVSKLTEAPEYVFVHMVRFSWRGDIQKKAKILKPITFPFILDTTIISTEALKAAQKPVREGIRERRDKELERRRRPRTEEKPSPVDKPQEEEKVPLALKNESGYYDLCGVISHKGRSADGGHYVYWGKKADKWLVYDDEHVAAVSEEDVKRLRGVGEAHIAYVLLYRSRDPVTRTPVIPL; this is encoded by the coding sequence ATGGCCGAAATCAAAGTCAAGTGGGGTAAGGAGAACCTCACGATGGAGGTCGACCTGGGAAGTACGGTGGGTGCCTTCAAGGAGGCCCTCAAAGCCAAGACCGGGGTGCCAGTGGAGAAGCAGAAGCTCATGGGCCTAAAGCCCTCCATGAACAAGGATGACGCTacgctcagcgccgccggcctcGTGACAGGCAAGACGGTGATGCTGATTGGGTCAGCGGAGAgcactgcagcggtgcccaCGGTGCAAGCGGCTGTTGTAGAAGCAAATGAGACAGGTGGCTACACCGCGACTGCGACAACTTCAAATGGCTTAAAGAATATTGCCAACACGTGCTACCTGAACTCGGCTCTGCAGATGATGCGGAGTATTCCGGAGATTCGGGAAGTGCTCGAGGCGTACCGCGGCGACAACGcacttctgcagcagcttgcTGCCGTTCTACAGTTGCTGGAGAGCACCAAGGATGCTGTGATGCCGCTACAGTTCTGGACGACGCTCGTGCAGACAAATCCAACGTTTGGTGAGCGCAACGAGCACGGCGGCTTCATGCAGCAGGACTcgcaggaggtgctgaacATGCTGCTCCAGGCCGTAAACTCCGTGCTGCCCAAGAAGTACGCGCACCTCTTCGAAGGCAAGCTGCATCAGACTCTCACCTGCGTCGACGACCCGGCTGACAAGGGCAAGGAGTCCGACGTGCCCTTCACGATGCTCTCCTGCAATATCACTGGAGAGGTGCAGACGCTCGAGGCGGGGCTCGAGCACGCCTTCGACGAGCGCTTCACCGCACCTTGCGAGGCCCTGCAGAAAGACGTCGCCCAGTTCACTCGCGTTAGCAAACTGACCGAAGCACCGGAATATGTCTTTGTGCACATGGTGCGCTTCTCCTGGCGCGGCGACATTcaaaagaaggcgaagatCCTCAAGCCTATCACGTTCCCCTTCATTCTCGACACCACCATCATCTCCACCGAAGCGCTCAAGGCGGCACAGAAGCCGGTGCGCGAGGGTATCCGCGAGCGGCGCGacaaggagctggagcggcgccgccgcccccgcacAGAGGAGAAGCCGTCGCCAGTGGACAAaccgcaggaggaggagaaggtgccCCTGGCCCTCAAGAATGAGAGCGGCTACTATGACCTGTGCGGCGTCATCTCGCACAAGGGCCGCAGCGCGGACGGCGGCCACTACGTCTACTGGGGTAAGAAAGCAGACAAGTGGCTCGTCTACGACGACGAGCACGTGGCGGCCGTCTCGGAGGAGGACGtgaagcggctgcgtggTGTCGGAGAAGCTCACATCGCCTACGTCCTGCTGTATCGCAGTCGCGACCCCGTCACACGAACTCCGGTTATTCCACTTTAG
- a CDS encoding DNA-directed RNA polymerase II subunit 2, putative yields MAQDELLDLEDPDIVLDDGIDDENPNDDLDSEDIWEVISSFFREKGLVHQQLDSYNDFLMRIPKMIESMAVIPRQDDQYDPGVTMEEQRDQPRLVLQDVVIGNPSHQTHSYFAGGPLPPLFPNECRLRDMTYDAQAQVTLGVELYHPHADTPHDTFLRNVELGRIPIMLKSMRCNLSGKDEDELPRLNECPHDQGGYFVINGTEKVLIAQERQAANHVYTFSRQKGLLCEVKSIVEGSLNKPRTLQIIMQYKNKGPGSGFENLMCRVAQMDETIPLFVLFRAMDMVADKEILQTVVPDLKDTAMLELLRGSMSDASTLQIFTREEALGYIGRRLGKQDAMANLQREAESLLMRDLLPHMGTDPSANRTKCLYMGYMVHKLLLVALGRHEETDRDFLGHKRIDVAGTLLTVQLQTFLAQVRKEMIKTLQDHAANPRGVFSFGRVIHSKLITDGLRRCLATGNFGDLKTGNIKTGVAQTLNRLTYSSSLSNLRRIQNPIAASSKATRPRNLHCTQWGYICPVETPEGGSIGLLKNVALMCLMSRGTDHAEVVQAVQARIDGFRTIGLEDTADVRVARVFVNGTMIGVDRNPERLLHDLRTRRRNGELSNEVSIVRDIRDREIRVFSDAGRCLRPLFVAENCHLKLRKSGMRNLLVSEKAGGKKSISWNTALKKGYVELIDCEEEDSLLIAMTPNEVEKNYYYSHCEMDPSMILGICASIIPYPNHNQSPRNTYQSAMGKQAMGIYASNFNMRMDTTAHVLFYPQKPLVRTKAMTYMHSNDLPAGHNAVVAISCYSGYNQEDSIIMSRSAVERGFFRSAFWRSFKAKEERQKRDALETFENPDRELCRVKRADYSKLDTDGLIKPGMRVLGGDVVVGKTIPLPEADLEKLTTGNTKITKRDASITSRTTEKGVVDKVMLTMNNNDRFTKVKIRTIKIPNIGDKFCSRHGQKGTNGIQFRQEDMPFNRDGIVPDLIINPHAIPSRMTVAHLIETLAGKVACYKGGEVYATPFCSVVVDDFGKALHALRSQRYGNECLYNGHTGLPLDHLIFFGPTFYQRLKHLSGDKIHARPRGPLQPLVRQPTEGRAHEGGLRFGEMERDCMLSYGASQWLRERLFRVSDYYTVHVCNMCGTICVADTKLNRYQCKGCENDTRISQVLMPYACKLLFQELMSMTILPRLGTGPL; encoded by the coding sequence ATGGCACAGGATGAGCTGCTGGATCTGGAAGACCCTGACATAGTCCTCGATGacggcatcgacgacgaGAACCCCAACGATGACCTCGACAGCGAGGACATTTGGGAGGTCATCTCATCCTTCTTCCGGGAGAAGGGTCTggtgcaccagcagctcGACTCGTATAACGACTTCCTCATGCGCATCCCCAAGATGATTGAGAGCATGGCGGTCATCCCGCGCCAAGACGACCAGTACGACCCGGGTGTTACaatggaggagcagcgcgaccAGCCCCGGCTGGTGTTGCAGGACGTGGTGATCGGCAACCCATCGCACCAGACGCACTCGTACTTCGCCGGTGGCCCGCTCCCACCGCTCTTCCCGAACGAGTGCCGTCTGCGCGACATGACGTACgacgcacaggcgcaggTGACGCTCGGAGTAGAGTTGTACCACCCCCACGCGGACACGCCGCACGACACCTTCCTGCGCAACGTCGAGCTGGGACGCATTCCCATCATGCTCAAGTCTATGCGCTGCAATCTCAGTGGCAAGGATGAGGATGAGCTGCCGCGGCTAAACGAGTGCCCGCATGACCAGGGCGGGTACTTCGTGATCAACGGTACCGAGAAGGTGCTCATtgcgcaggagcggcaggcCGCCAACCACGTCTACACGTTTTCCCGGCAGAAGGGGCTGTTGTGCGAGGTGAAGTCGATCGTGGAGGGCTCGCTCAACAAGCCACGCACGCTGCAGATCATCATGCAGTACAAGAACAAAGGTCCGGGCAGCGGCTTCGAGAACTTGATGTGCCGCGTTGCGCAGATGGACGAAACAATTCCGCTCTTTGTGCTGTTCCGGGCGATGGACATGGTGGCAGACAAGGAGATTCTGCAGACGGTCGTGCCGGATCTCAAGGACACGGCGatgctggagctgctgcgtggcTCCATGAGCGACGCAAGCACGTTGCAGATCTTCACCCGCGAGGAGGCCCTTGGCTACATTGGACGCCGTCTCGGCAAGCAAGACGCCATGGCAAACCTGCAAcgggaggcggagagccTGCTCATGCGGGACTTACTGCCGCACATGGGCACGGACCCGTCCGCCAACCGCACGAAGTGCCTGTACATGGGCTACATGGTGCAcaagctgctgctcgtcgccCTCGGCCGGCACGAGGAGACGGACCGCGACTTTCTCGGGCACAAGCGCATCGACGTGGCAGGCACGCTGCtgacggtgcagctgcagaccTTCCTTGCGCAGGTGCGAAAGGAGATGATCAAGACGCTGCAGGACCACGCCGCCAACCCGCGCGGCGTCTTCAGCTTCGGTCGCGTCATTCACAGCAAGCTTATCACGGACggtctgcgccgctgcctcgccacCGGCAACTTCGGCGACCTCAAGACAGGCAACATCAAGACCGGCGTGGCGCAGACACTGAACCGCCTCACCTACTCGTCCTCCCTTAGCAATCTGCGCCGCATCCAGAACCCCATTGCCGCCTCCAGCaaggcgacgcggccgcgcaACTTGCACTGCACGCAGTGGGGGTACATCTGCCCCGTGGAGACGCCGGAGGGTGGCTCGATCGGGCTGCTCAAGAATGTGGCGCTGATGTGTCTCATGTCCCGCGGCACGGACCAcgccgaggtggtgcaggcCGTGCAGGCACGCATCGATGGCTTCCGCACGATCGGTCTCGAGGACACGGCTGACGTGCGCGTGGCACGCGTGTTTGTGAACGGGACGATGATTGGCGTCGACCGCAACccggagcggctgctgcacgaccttcgcacgcggcgccgcaacgGCGAGCTCAGCAACGAGGTGAGCATCGTGCGCGATATCCGCGATCGCGAAATTCGCGTCTTCTCGGACGCTggccgctgcctgcgccCTCTCTTCGTTGCCGAAAACTGCCATCTGAAGCTCCGCAAGTCCGGCATGCGCAACCTGCTTGTCTCCGAGAAGGCCGGCGGGAAGAAGTCGATCTCGTGGAACACCGCGCTGAAGAAGGGCTACGTCGAGCTCATCGactgcgaggaggaggactcACTACTGATCGCCATGACGCCGAACGAGGTGGAGAAGAACTACTACTACTCCCACTGCGAGATGGACCCGTCGATGATTCTCGGCATTTGCGCCTCCATTATCCCGTACCCCAACCACAACCAGTCCCCGCGCAACACCTACCAGTCCGCCATGGGTAAGCAGGCCATGGGCATCTACGCTTCGAACTTCAACATGCGCATGGACACCACCGCCCATGTCCTCTTCTACCCACAAAAACCGCTGGTGCGCACCAAAGCCATGACGTACATGCACAGCAACGATCTGCCCGCCGGCCACAACGCGGTGGTGGCCATCTCGTGCTACAGTGGCTACAACCAAGAGGACTCCATCATCATGAGCCGCTCTGCCGTGGAGCGCGGCTTCTTCCGCAGCGCCTTCTGGCGCTCCTtcaaggcgaaggaggagcggcagaaGCGCGACGCGCTCGAGACATTTGAGAACCCTGACCGCGAGCTGTGCCGCGTGAAGCGCGCCGACTATTCGAAGCTGGACACGGACGGCCTCATCAAGCCCGGTATGCGGGTCCTCGGTGGCGACGTGGTTGTGGGCAAGACGATCCCTCTCCCTGAGGCGGACCTCGAGAAGCTCACGACCGGCAACACCAAGATCACGAAGCGTGACGCGAGCATCACCTCTCGCACGACGGAGAAGGGTGTTGTGGACAAGGTGATGCTGACCATGAACAACAATGACCGCTTCACGAAGGTCAAGATTCGCACCATCAAGATCCCGAACATCGGCGACAAGTTCTGCAGCCGCCATGGACAAAAAGGCACCAACGGCATCCAGTTTCGCCAGGAGGACATGCCCTTCAACCGCGACGGCATCGTGCCGGACCTCATCATCAACCCCCACGCCATTCCCTCCCGCATGACGGTGGCCCACCTGATCGAAACGCTCGCCGGCAAGGTGGCGTGCTACAAGGGCGGCGAGGTGTACGCAACGCCGTTCTGCTCCGTCGTCGTGGACGACTTTGGCAAGGCGTTGCATGCCCTTCGGTCGCAGCGGTATGGCAACGAGTGCCTCTACAATGGGCACACCGGTCTGCCGCTGGACCATCTGATCTTCTTTGGCCCCACCTTCTACCAGCGCCTGAAGCACTTATCCGGTGACAAGAtccacgcacgcccacgcgggccgctgcagccgctggtCCGCCAGCCAACCGAGGGTCGCGCGCACGAGGGTGGACTGCGGTTTGGCGAGATGGAGCGTGATTGCATGCTGTCCTACGGCGCCTCGCAGTGGCTGCGGGAGCGCCTTTTCCGTGTCAGCGACTACTACACGGTGCACGTGTGCAACATGTGCGGCACCATATGCGTGGCCGACACAAAACTGAACCGCTACCAATGCAAGGGCTGCGAAAACGACACGCGCATCTCCCAGGTACTCATGCCGTACGCCTGCAAGCTCCTCTTCCAGGAGCTCATGTCCATGACGATCCTGCCGCGCCTCGGTACCGGTCCTCTGTAA